Proteins encoded within one genomic window of Anastrepha ludens isolate Willacy chromosome 4, idAnaLude1.1, whole genome shotgun sequence:
- the LOC128860834 gene encoding formin-like protein isoform X2: MDLPPDKAKLLKNYDDEKKWDIICDQEMVQAKDPPSHYLNKLRTYLDPKASRSHRLFFLYFLCQKRKMVGESTSTQVLRDLEISLRTNHIEWVKEFLDDTNQGLDALVDYLSFRLQMMRHEQRVEEALSDSDERLNMTSSQTVGGGTGSSAADGLGSSSVGVSSPLSGSINLDGARHHQHSHHSGGSLNGFLRPSLAEVLDSPSIKRRSRHIAKLNMGASTDDIHVCIMCLRAIMNNKYGFNMVIQHREAINCIALSLIHKSLRTKALVLELLAAICLVKGGHEIILSSFDNFKDVCQEKRRFQTLMEYFMNFEAFNIDFMVACMQFMNIVVHSVEDMNYRVHLQYEFTALGLDKYLEKLRMTESEELKVQISAYLDNVFDVAGLMEDSETKTAALERVQELEDQLEREVDRNSEFMYKLAELETEVAVLKAEREDLLTTKLKFDEEVTTLRRILKQNEQELKKRDSLLQSKNLELQTLTRSLPRSGSNSETSLQNGGASPDKCSSPPLPPPPPPLPYAMSPTNSAPPPPPPPAPPAPPPPPLAPGGSISNGGTLSPTMSANGGSVGSRSPPYGSGPNGGPMMCAFQPPPPPVAGFMPAPDGAMTIKRKVPTKYKLPTLNWIALKPNQVRGTIFNELDDEKIFKHIDFNEFEERFKIGIGGGLTNGSSSEVDGLHSYPSKRFKKPDNVSLLEHTRLRNIAISRRKLDMPIDEVIAAIHSLDLKKLSLENVELLQKMVPTDVEVKSYKEYIAERKDQNQLTEEDKFMLQLSRVERISSKLSIMNYMGNFFDCLHLISPQIQAITTASNSLKKSMKFKAVLEIVLAFGNYLNSSKRGPAYGFKLQSLDTLIDTKSTDKRTSLLHYIVATIRQKFPELLNFDTELYCTDKASQVSLENIVTDVHDLEKGMELVKREAEQRVKGAQTHILRDFLNNSEDKLKKIKMELKNAQDAFKECVEYFGESSRNADAAAFFALIVRFTRAFKIHDQENEQRRRLEQAAAQAATKKESDQVLLRNKMNQKKQQDAVINELKSKTNSVREKKLLQQDEVYNGALEDILLGLKSEPYRRADAVRRSQRRRIDNNRLSRTLEELDV, encoded by the exons GAAATGGTACAGGCAAAGGATCCACCATCCCATTATTTGAACAAATTGCGCACATACTTGGATCCAAAAGCATCTCGAAGTCATCGG CTATTCTTCCTCTACTTTCTTTGTCAGAAACGTAAAATGGTCGGTGAGTCCACATCGACACAGGTGCTGCGTGATCTCGAGATCTCGCTACGTACCAACCACATCGAATGGGTTAAGGAGTTTCTCGACGATACGAATCAGGGCCTCGATGCACTTGTAGATTATCTAAGTTTCCGGCTGCAGATGATGCGACATGAACAGCGCGTTGAAGAAGCACTCTCCGACTCAGACGAGCGCTTGAATATGACTAGCAGCCAAACGGTGGGAGGTGGTACGGGCTCAAGTGCCGCGGATGGTTTGGGTAGTTCATCGGTGGGAGTAAGTTCTCCTCTTAGTGGTAGCATTAATTTAGATGGTGCACGGCATCATCAACATTCACATCACTCTGGCGGAAGTCTGAATGGTTTTTTGCGTCCCTCGCTGGCCGAGGTGCTCGACAGTCCCAGCATTAAGCGACGGTCCAGACATATAGCCAAATTAAATATGGGTGCATCCACCGATGACATACATGTGTGCATAATGTGCTTGCGGGCTATAATGAACAACAAGTACGGCTTCAACATGGTTATTCAACATAGGGAAGCTATCAATTGTATCGCGTTGAGCCTGATACACAAATCGTTGCGTACGAAAGCACTGGTGCTAGAGCTGTTGGCTGCCATTTGTCTGGTGAAGGGTGGTCACGAAATTATTTTGTCGTCTTTCGATAACTTCAAGGACGTGTGTCAGGAGAAGCGCCGCTTCCAAACACTAATGGAATACTTCATGAACTTTGAAGCCTTCAACATTGACTTTATGGTAGCGTGTATGCAGTTCATGAATATTGTAGTCCATTCCGTAGAAGACATGAATTATCGTGTGCACCTGCAGTATGAATTCACAGCACTTGGCCTGGACAAATATCTGGAGAAACTGCGTATGACTGAATCGGAGGAGCTCAAGGTGCAAATATCCGCTTATTTGGACAATGTTTTCGACGTGGCAGGACTAATGGAGGATTCCGAGACGAAGACTGCTGCCTTAGAACGAGTTCAAGAACTTGAGGATCAGTTAGAGCGCGAAGTTGATCGCAACTCAGAATTCATGTATAAGCTTGCTGAGCTCGAGACAGAGGTGGCAGTGTTAAAAGCAGAACGCGAGGACTTATTAACTACGAAACTGAAATTTGATGAAGAGGTCACAACGTTGCGTCGTATACTCAAGCAGAATGAGCAGGAACTAAAGAAGCGTGATTCCCTGCTTCAGAGTAAGAATCTCGAACTGCAAACATTAACACGTTCTTTGCCGCGCTCCGGTTCGAATAGTGAGACGTCCCTGCAAAATGGCGGAGCTTCGCCGGACAAATGCTCTTCCCCTCCGTTGCCTCCACCGCCGCCACCACTGCCATATGCCATGTCACCTACCAACTCGGCACCTCCGCCACCTCCTCCGCCCGCACCAccagcaccaccaccaccacctctTGCGCCCggtggatccataagcaatggtGGTACACTTTCACCCACAATGTCTGCAAATGGTGGATCAGTGGGTTCACGTTCACCACCTTATGGTTCTGGTCCAAATGGCGGACCAATGATGTGTGCGTTCCAACCGCCGCCGCCACCTGTCGCCGGTTTCATGCCTGCTCCAGATGGTGccatgacaatcaaacgtaaaGTGCCGACGAAATATAAACTGCCAACACTTAACTGGATAGCTTTGAAGCCAAATCAG gtTCGTGGAACgatttttaacgaattggatGATGAGAAAATCTTTAAGCACATTGATTTCAACGAATTCGAGGAGCGCTTTAAAATCGGTATTGGTGGAGGATTGACAAATGGTAGCAGCTCTGAAGTAGATGGCCTGCACTCTTATCCCAGTAAGCGGTTCAAGAAGCCGGACAATGTGTCACTATTGGAGCATACGAGATTACGAAATATTG CAATATCTCGTCGCAAGTTGGATATGCCTATCGATGAGGTTATTGCCGCCATACATAGCTTAGATTTGAAGAAACTCTCCCTGGAAAATGTGGAGCTGCTGCAGAAGATGGTGCCCACCGATGTGGAAGTGAAATCCTACAAGGAATACATAGCTGAGCGTAAAGACCAAAACCAACTCACCGAAGAGGATAAATTCATGTTGCAATTGTCGCGCGTAGAACGCATTTCATCTAAGTTATCAATTATGAATTATATGGGCAATTTCTTCGATTGTCTGCACCTAATCAGTCCA CAAATACAAGCTATCACCACTGCTTCAAATTCTCTAAAGAAATCAATGAAATTTAAGGCCGTGCTAGAAATTGTCCTAGCTTTCGGCAATTATCTCAACAGCAGTAAACGAGGTCCCGCTTATGGATTCAAATTACAGTCGCTTGATACCTTAATCGACACGAAGTCGACTGACAAACGCACATCACTCCTGCACTATATTGTGGCAACCATCCGCCAAAAATTCCCTGAGCTGCTCAACTTTGACACAGAGTTGTATTGCACAGATAAAGCATCGCAAGTATCGCTGGAAAACATCGTGACAGACGTACATGATCTTGAAAAGGGCATGGAATTGGTGAAGAGGGAGGCGGAACAACGTGTGAAAGGTGCACAAACGCATATCCTGCGCGATTTCCTTAATAACTCTGAGgataaattgaagaaaatcaAAATGGAATTAAAGAATGCTCAGGATGCATTCAAAGAATGTGTTGAGTATTTCGGGGAATCCTCGCGCAACGCCGATGCAGCAGCGTTCTTTGCATTGATTGTGCGTTTCACACGAGCATTTAAG ATACACGATCAAGAAAACGAACAGCGTCGTCGTCTAGAGCAAGCAGCTGCCCAGGCTGcaaccaaaaaagaaagcgatcaAGTATTACTGCGCAACAAAATGAACCAGAAAAAACAACAG GACGCTGTCATCAACGAGCTGAAAAGCAAAACGAATTCGGTGCGTGAAAAGAAGTTGCTGCAACAAGATGAAGTTTATAATGGTGCACTTGAAGACATATTGCTGGGGCTGAAGAGCGAACCCTATCGGCGGGCCGATGCAGTGCGACGCAGTCAACGCAGACGCATCGATAATAACCGCCTCTCGCGAACACTCGAAGAACTGGACGTCTAA
- the LOC128860834 gene encoding formin-like protein isoform X1 — MDLPPDKAKLLKNYDDEKKWDIICDQEMVQAKDPPSHYLNKLRTYLDPKASRSHRLFFLYFLCQKRKMVGESTSTQVLRDLEISLRTNHIEWVKEFLDDTNQGLDALVDYLSFRLQMMRHEQRVEEALSDSDERLNMTSSQTVGGGTGSSAADGLGSSSVGVSSPLSGSINLDGARHHQHSHHSGGSLNGFLRPSLAEVLDSPSIKRRSRHIAKLNMGASTDDIHVCIMCLRAIMNNKYGFNMVIQHREAINCIALSLIHKSLRTKALVLELLAAICLVKGGHEIILSSFDNFKDVCQEKRRFQTLMEYFMNFEAFNIDFMVACMQFMNIVVHSVEDMNYRVHLQYEFTALGLDKYLEKLRMTESEELKVQISAYLDNVFDVAGLMEDSETKTAALERVQELEDQLEREVDRNSEFMYKLAELETEVAVLKAEREDLLTTKLKFDEEVTTLRRILKQNEQELKKRDSLLQSKNLELQTLTRSLPRSGSNSETSLQNGGASPDKCSSPPLPPPPPPLPYAMSPTNSAPPPPPPPAPPAPPPPPLAPGGSISNGGTLSPTMSANGGSVGSRSPPYGSGPNGGPMMCAFQPPPPPVAGFMPAPDGAMTIKRKVPTKYKLPTLNWIALKPNQVRGTIFNELDDEKIFKHIDFNEFEERFKIGIGGGLTNGSSSEVDGLHSYPSKRFKKPDNVSLLEHTRLRNIAISRRKLDMPIDEVIAAIHSLDLKKLSLENVELLQKMVPTDVEVKSYKEYIAERKDQNQLTEEDKFMLQLSRVERISSKLSIMNYMGNFFDCLHLISPQIQAITTASNSLKKSMKFKAVLEIVLAFGNYLNSSKRGPAYGFKLQSLDTLIDTKSTDKRTSLLHYIVATIRQKFPELLNFDTELYCTDKASQVSLENIVTDVHDLEKGMELVKREAEQRVKGAQTHILRDFLNNSEDKLKKIKMELKNAQDAFKECVEYFGESSRNADAAAFFALIVRFTRAFKIHDQENEQRRRLEQAAAQAATKKESDQVLLRNKMNQKKQQLPGCGFSLQDAVINELKSKTNSVREKKLLQQDEVYNGALEDILLGLKSEPYRRADAVRRSQRRRIDNNRLSRTLEELDV, encoded by the exons GAAATGGTACAGGCAAAGGATCCACCATCCCATTATTTGAACAAATTGCGCACATACTTGGATCCAAAAGCATCTCGAAGTCATCGG CTATTCTTCCTCTACTTTCTTTGTCAGAAACGTAAAATGGTCGGTGAGTCCACATCGACACAGGTGCTGCGTGATCTCGAGATCTCGCTACGTACCAACCACATCGAATGGGTTAAGGAGTTTCTCGACGATACGAATCAGGGCCTCGATGCACTTGTAGATTATCTAAGTTTCCGGCTGCAGATGATGCGACATGAACAGCGCGTTGAAGAAGCACTCTCCGACTCAGACGAGCGCTTGAATATGACTAGCAGCCAAACGGTGGGAGGTGGTACGGGCTCAAGTGCCGCGGATGGTTTGGGTAGTTCATCGGTGGGAGTAAGTTCTCCTCTTAGTGGTAGCATTAATTTAGATGGTGCACGGCATCATCAACATTCACATCACTCTGGCGGAAGTCTGAATGGTTTTTTGCGTCCCTCGCTGGCCGAGGTGCTCGACAGTCCCAGCATTAAGCGACGGTCCAGACATATAGCCAAATTAAATATGGGTGCATCCACCGATGACATACATGTGTGCATAATGTGCTTGCGGGCTATAATGAACAACAAGTACGGCTTCAACATGGTTATTCAACATAGGGAAGCTATCAATTGTATCGCGTTGAGCCTGATACACAAATCGTTGCGTACGAAAGCACTGGTGCTAGAGCTGTTGGCTGCCATTTGTCTGGTGAAGGGTGGTCACGAAATTATTTTGTCGTCTTTCGATAACTTCAAGGACGTGTGTCAGGAGAAGCGCCGCTTCCAAACACTAATGGAATACTTCATGAACTTTGAAGCCTTCAACATTGACTTTATGGTAGCGTGTATGCAGTTCATGAATATTGTAGTCCATTCCGTAGAAGACATGAATTATCGTGTGCACCTGCAGTATGAATTCACAGCACTTGGCCTGGACAAATATCTGGAGAAACTGCGTATGACTGAATCGGAGGAGCTCAAGGTGCAAATATCCGCTTATTTGGACAATGTTTTCGACGTGGCAGGACTAATGGAGGATTCCGAGACGAAGACTGCTGCCTTAGAACGAGTTCAAGAACTTGAGGATCAGTTAGAGCGCGAAGTTGATCGCAACTCAGAATTCATGTATAAGCTTGCTGAGCTCGAGACAGAGGTGGCAGTGTTAAAAGCAGAACGCGAGGACTTATTAACTACGAAACTGAAATTTGATGAAGAGGTCACAACGTTGCGTCGTATACTCAAGCAGAATGAGCAGGAACTAAAGAAGCGTGATTCCCTGCTTCAGAGTAAGAATCTCGAACTGCAAACATTAACACGTTCTTTGCCGCGCTCCGGTTCGAATAGTGAGACGTCCCTGCAAAATGGCGGAGCTTCGCCGGACAAATGCTCTTCCCCTCCGTTGCCTCCACCGCCGCCACCACTGCCATATGCCATGTCACCTACCAACTCGGCACCTCCGCCACCTCCTCCGCCCGCACCAccagcaccaccaccaccacctctTGCGCCCggtggatccataagcaatggtGGTACACTTTCACCCACAATGTCTGCAAATGGTGGATCAGTGGGTTCACGTTCACCACCTTATGGTTCTGGTCCAAATGGCGGACCAATGATGTGTGCGTTCCAACCGCCGCCGCCACCTGTCGCCGGTTTCATGCCTGCTCCAGATGGTGccatgacaatcaaacgtaaaGTGCCGACGAAATATAAACTGCCAACACTTAACTGGATAGCTTTGAAGCCAAATCAG gtTCGTGGAACgatttttaacgaattggatGATGAGAAAATCTTTAAGCACATTGATTTCAACGAATTCGAGGAGCGCTTTAAAATCGGTATTGGTGGAGGATTGACAAATGGTAGCAGCTCTGAAGTAGATGGCCTGCACTCTTATCCCAGTAAGCGGTTCAAGAAGCCGGACAATGTGTCACTATTGGAGCATACGAGATTACGAAATATTG CAATATCTCGTCGCAAGTTGGATATGCCTATCGATGAGGTTATTGCCGCCATACATAGCTTAGATTTGAAGAAACTCTCCCTGGAAAATGTGGAGCTGCTGCAGAAGATGGTGCCCACCGATGTGGAAGTGAAATCCTACAAGGAATACATAGCTGAGCGTAAAGACCAAAACCAACTCACCGAAGAGGATAAATTCATGTTGCAATTGTCGCGCGTAGAACGCATTTCATCTAAGTTATCAATTATGAATTATATGGGCAATTTCTTCGATTGTCTGCACCTAATCAGTCCA CAAATACAAGCTATCACCACTGCTTCAAATTCTCTAAAGAAATCAATGAAATTTAAGGCCGTGCTAGAAATTGTCCTAGCTTTCGGCAATTATCTCAACAGCAGTAAACGAGGTCCCGCTTATGGATTCAAATTACAGTCGCTTGATACCTTAATCGACACGAAGTCGACTGACAAACGCACATCACTCCTGCACTATATTGTGGCAACCATCCGCCAAAAATTCCCTGAGCTGCTCAACTTTGACACAGAGTTGTATTGCACAGATAAAGCATCGCAAGTATCGCTGGAAAACATCGTGACAGACGTACATGATCTTGAAAAGGGCATGGAATTGGTGAAGAGGGAGGCGGAACAACGTGTGAAAGGTGCACAAACGCATATCCTGCGCGATTTCCTTAATAACTCTGAGgataaattgaagaaaatcaAAATGGAATTAAAGAATGCTCAGGATGCATTCAAAGAATGTGTTGAGTATTTCGGGGAATCCTCGCGCAACGCCGATGCAGCAGCGTTCTTTGCATTGATTGTGCGTTTCACACGAGCATTTAAG ATACACGATCAAGAAAACGAACAGCGTCGTCGTCTAGAGCAAGCAGCTGCCCAGGCTGcaaccaaaaaagaaagcgatcaAGTATTACTGCGCAACAAAATGAACCAGAAAAAACAACAG TTGCCCGGTTGTGGCTTCTCCTTACAGGACGCTGTCATCAACGAGCTGAAAAGCAAAACGAATTCGGTGCGTGAAAAGAAGTTGCTGCAACAAGATGAAGTTTATAATGGTGCACTTGAAGACATATTGCTGGGGCTGAAGAGCGAACCCTATCGGCGGGCCGATGCAGTGCGACGCAGTCAACGCAGACGCATCGATAATAACCGCCTCTCGCGAACACTCGAAGAACTGGACGTCTAA
- the LOC128860834 gene encoding formin-like protein isoform X3 — MDLPPDKAKLLKNYDDEKKWDIICDQEMVQAKDPPSHYLNKLRTYLDPKASRSHRKRKMVGESTSTQVLRDLEISLRTNHIEWVKEFLDDTNQGLDALVDYLSFRLQMMRHEQRVEEALSDSDERLNMTSSQTVGGGTGSSAADGLGSSSVGVSSPLSGSINLDGARHHQHSHHSGGSLNGFLRPSLAEVLDSPSIKRRSRHIAKLNMGASTDDIHVCIMCLRAIMNNKYGFNMVIQHREAINCIALSLIHKSLRTKALVLELLAAICLVKGGHEIILSSFDNFKDVCQEKRRFQTLMEYFMNFEAFNIDFMVACMQFMNIVVHSVEDMNYRVHLQYEFTALGLDKYLEKLRMTESEELKVQISAYLDNVFDVAGLMEDSETKTAALERVQELEDQLEREVDRNSEFMYKLAELETEVAVLKAEREDLLTTKLKFDEEVTTLRRILKQNEQELKKRDSLLQSKNLELQTLTRSLPRSGSNSETSLQNGGASPDKCSSPPLPPPPPPLPYAMSPTNSAPPPPPPPAPPAPPPPPLAPGGSISNGGTLSPTMSANGGSVGSRSPPYGSGPNGGPMMCAFQPPPPPVAGFMPAPDGAMTIKRKVPTKYKLPTLNWIALKPNQVRGTIFNELDDEKIFKHIDFNEFEERFKIGIGGGLTNGSSSEVDGLHSYPSKRFKKPDNVSLLEHTRLRNIAISRRKLDMPIDEVIAAIHSLDLKKLSLENVELLQKMVPTDVEVKSYKEYIAERKDQNQLTEEDKFMLQLSRVERISSKLSIMNYMGNFFDCLHLISPQIQAITTASNSLKKSMKFKAVLEIVLAFGNYLNSSKRGPAYGFKLQSLDTLIDTKSTDKRTSLLHYIVATIRQKFPELLNFDTELYCTDKASQVSLENIVTDVHDLEKGMELVKREAEQRVKGAQTHILRDFLNNSEDKLKKIKMELKNAQDAFKECVEYFGESSRNADAAAFFALIVRFTRAFKIHDQENEQRRRLEQAAAQAATKKESDQVLLRNKMNQKKQQLPGCGFSLQDAVINELKSKTNSVREKKLLQQDEVYNGALEDILLGLKSEPYRRADAVRRSQRRRIDNNRLSRTLEELDV, encoded by the exons GAAATGGTACAGGCAAAGGATCCACCATCCCATTATTTGAACAAATTGCGCACATACTTGGATCCAAAAGCATCTCGAAGTCATCGG AAACGTAAAATGGTCGGTGAGTCCACATCGACACAGGTGCTGCGTGATCTCGAGATCTCGCTACGTACCAACCACATCGAATGGGTTAAGGAGTTTCTCGACGATACGAATCAGGGCCTCGATGCACTTGTAGATTATCTAAGTTTCCGGCTGCAGATGATGCGACATGAACAGCGCGTTGAAGAAGCACTCTCCGACTCAGACGAGCGCTTGAATATGACTAGCAGCCAAACGGTGGGAGGTGGTACGGGCTCAAGTGCCGCGGATGGTTTGGGTAGTTCATCGGTGGGAGTAAGTTCTCCTCTTAGTGGTAGCATTAATTTAGATGGTGCACGGCATCATCAACATTCACATCACTCTGGCGGAAGTCTGAATGGTTTTTTGCGTCCCTCGCTGGCCGAGGTGCTCGACAGTCCCAGCATTAAGCGACGGTCCAGACATATAGCCAAATTAAATATGGGTGCATCCACCGATGACATACATGTGTGCATAATGTGCTTGCGGGCTATAATGAACAACAAGTACGGCTTCAACATGGTTATTCAACATAGGGAAGCTATCAATTGTATCGCGTTGAGCCTGATACACAAATCGTTGCGTACGAAAGCACTGGTGCTAGAGCTGTTGGCTGCCATTTGTCTGGTGAAGGGTGGTCACGAAATTATTTTGTCGTCTTTCGATAACTTCAAGGACGTGTGTCAGGAGAAGCGCCGCTTCCAAACACTAATGGAATACTTCATGAACTTTGAAGCCTTCAACATTGACTTTATGGTAGCGTGTATGCAGTTCATGAATATTGTAGTCCATTCCGTAGAAGACATGAATTATCGTGTGCACCTGCAGTATGAATTCACAGCACTTGGCCTGGACAAATATCTGGAGAAACTGCGTATGACTGAATCGGAGGAGCTCAAGGTGCAAATATCCGCTTATTTGGACAATGTTTTCGACGTGGCAGGACTAATGGAGGATTCCGAGACGAAGACTGCTGCCTTAGAACGAGTTCAAGAACTTGAGGATCAGTTAGAGCGCGAAGTTGATCGCAACTCAGAATTCATGTATAAGCTTGCTGAGCTCGAGACAGAGGTGGCAGTGTTAAAAGCAGAACGCGAGGACTTATTAACTACGAAACTGAAATTTGATGAAGAGGTCACAACGTTGCGTCGTATACTCAAGCAGAATGAGCAGGAACTAAAGAAGCGTGATTCCCTGCTTCAGAGTAAGAATCTCGAACTGCAAACATTAACACGTTCTTTGCCGCGCTCCGGTTCGAATAGTGAGACGTCCCTGCAAAATGGCGGAGCTTCGCCGGACAAATGCTCTTCCCCTCCGTTGCCTCCACCGCCGCCACCACTGCCATATGCCATGTCACCTACCAACTCGGCACCTCCGCCACCTCCTCCGCCCGCACCAccagcaccaccaccaccacctctTGCGCCCggtggatccataagcaatggtGGTACACTTTCACCCACAATGTCTGCAAATGGTGGATCAGTGGGTTCACGTTCACCACCTTATGGTTCTGGTCCAAATGGCGGACCAATGATGTGTGCGTTCCAACCGCCGCCGCCACCTGTCGCCGGTTTCATGCCTGCTCCAGATGGTGccatgacaatcaaacgtaaaGTGCCGACGAAATATAAACTGCCAACACTTAACTGGATAGCTTTGAAGCCAAATCAG gtTCGTGGAACgatttttaacgaattggatGATGAGAAAATCTTTAAGCACATTGATTTCAACGAATTCGAGGAGCGCTTTAAAATCGGTATTGGTGGAGGATTGACAAATGGTAGCAGCTCTGAAGTAGATGGCCTGCACTCTTATCCCAGTAAGCGGTTCAAGAAGCCGGACAATGTGTCACTATTGGAGCATACGAGATTACGAAATATTG CAATATCTCGTCGCAAGTTGGATATGCCTATCGATGAGGTTATTGCCGCCATACATAGCTTAGATTTGAAGAAACTCTCCCTGGAAAATGTGGAGCTGCTGCAGAAGATGGTGCCCACCGATGTGGAAGTGAAATCCTACAAGGAATACATAGCTGAGCGTAAAGACCAAAACCAACTCACCGAAGAGGATAAATTCATGTTGCAATTGTCGCGCGTAGAACGCATTTCATCTAAGTTATCAATTATGAATTATATGGGCAATTTCTTCGATTGTCTGCACCTAATCAGTCCA CAAATACAAGCTATCACCACTGCTTCAAATTCTCTAAAGAAATCAATGAAATTTAAGGCCGTGCTAGAAATTGTCCTAGCTTTCGGCAATTATCTCAACAGCAGTAAACGAGGTCCCGCTTATGGATTCAAATTACAGTCGCTTGATACCTTAATCGACACGAAGTCGACTGACAAACGCACATCACTCCTGCACTATATTGTGGCAACCATCCGCCAAAAATTCCCTGAGCTGCTCAACTTTGACACAGAGTTGTATTGCACAGATAAAGCATCGCAAGTATCGCTGGAAAACATCGTGACAGACGTACATGATCTTGAAAAGGGCATGGAATTGGTGAAGAGGGAGGCGGAACAACGTGTGAAAGGTGCACAAACGCATATCCTGCGCGATTTCCTTAATAACTCTGAGgataaattgaagaaaatcaAAATGGAATTAAAGAATGCTCAGGATGCATTCAAAGAATGTGTTGAGTATTTCGGGGAATCCTCGCGCAACGCCGATGCAGCAGCGTTCTTTGCATTGATTGTGCGTTTCACACGAGCATTTAAG ATACACGATCAAGAAAACGAACAGCGTCGTCGTCTAGAGCAAGCAGCTGCCCAGGCTGcaaccaaaaaagaaagcgatcaAGTATTACTGCGCAACAAAATGAACCAGAAAAAACAACAG TTGCCCGGTTGTGGCTTCTCCTTACAGGACGCTGTCATCAACGAGCTGAAAAGCAAAACGAATTCGGTGCGTGAAAAGAAGTTGCTGCAACAAGATGAAGTTTATAATGGTGCACTTGAAGACATATTGCTGGGGCTGAAGAGCGAACCCTATCGGCGGGCCGATGCAGTGCGACGCAGTCAACGCAGACGCATCGATAATAACCGCCTCTCGCGAACACTCGAAGAACTGGACGTCTAA